One window of the Anaerobranca gottschalkii DSM 13577 genome contains the following:
- a CDS encoding 3-methyl-2-oxobutanoate dehydrogenase subunit VorB, translating into MAKKLMKGNEALGEAAVQAGCRYFFGYPITPQNEIPAYLARRLPEVGGVFLQAESEVAAINMVYGAAGAGARVLTSSSSPGISLKTEGISYIAGAQLPCVIVNIVRGGPGLGGIQPAQSDYFQATKGGGHGDYRLVVLAPSTVQELVDLTMEAFDIADAYRTPVMILGDGIIGQMMEPVEFNPPKGRDLPEKTWATTGAKGRKPNVVNSLHMAPEELEKHNLRLQAKYREIAEKETKCEMYQTEDAEIILVAYGTTARICKTVVQQLRKEGIKVGLIRPITLWPYPEKAFNEVIDTAKAFLTVEMSTGQMVEDVRLAVNGRKPVHFYGRTGGMIPTPQEIAEKVRELAGGVK; encoded by the coding sequence ATGGCTAAAAAGTTAATGAAAGGTAATGAGGCTCTTGGAGAAGCTGCCGTTCAAGCGGGCTGTCGTTACTTTTTTGGTTACCCTATAACCCCACAAAACGAAATTCCTGCATATCTTGCCAGAAGATTGCCAGAGGTCGGGGGAGTATTTTTACAGGCAGAAAGTGAAGTTGCAGCGATAAATATGGTTTATGGAGCAGCAGGTGCTGGTGCTAGAGTATTAACTTCTTCTTCCAGCCCTGGTATCAGTTTAAAGACAGAGGGTATTTCATATATCGCCGGTGCTCAACTTCCTTGTGTTATTGTTAATATTGTTAGGGGAGGTCCAGGACTAGGTGGTATCCAACCTGCCCAATCCGACTACTTCCAAGCTACTAAAGGTGGAGGTCATGGTGATTATCGTTTAGTAGTATTAGCACCATCTACAGTACAAGAGTTAGTTGATTTAACTATGGAGGCCTTTGATATTGCCGATGCCTATAGAACTCCTGTAATGATTTTAGGAGATGGTATTATCGGTCAAATGATGGAACCGGTAGAATTTAATCCTCCTAAGGGTAGGGATTTGCCAGAAAAAACTTGGGCTACAACTGGTGCTAAAGGAAGAAAACCAAATGTTGTAAACTCTCTCCACATGGCTCCAGAAGAGTTAGAGAAACATAATTTAAGATTACAAGCTAAATATAGGGAAATAGCGGAAAAAGAAACTAAGTGTGAAATGTATCAAACTGAAGATGCAGAAATTATTTTAGTTGCTTACGGTACCACTGCAAGGATTTGTAAAACCGTTGTTCAACAGTTACGTAAAGAGGGTATTAAAGTTGGTTTAATTAGACCAATAACTCTCTGGCCATATCCAGAAAAAGCCTTTAATGAAGTTATTGATACAGCTAAAGCTTTCTTAACAGTAGAAATGAGTACTGGACAAATGGTGGAAGATGTAAGGCTTGCCGTTAATGGAAGAAAGCCAGTACATTTTTATGGAAGAACCGGTGGTATGATACCAACTCCACAAGAAATTGCAGAAAAAGTTAGGGAATTAGCAGGGGGTGTTAAGTAA
- a CDS encoding 4Fe-4S dicluster domain-containing protein: MPRVIFDEDKCKGCELCNIVCPVHIVKMATDRINKKGYNPATVYEMEKCIGCAQCARICPDSVIVVEKEAKK, from the coding sequence ATGCCAAGAGTTATTTTTGATGAAGACAAATGTAAAGGTTGTGAATTATGTAATATCGTTTGTCCTGTACACATCGTGAAAATGGCTACTGATAGGATAAACAAAAAAGGTTACAATCCTGCAACTGTATATGAAATGGAAAAATGTATTGGCTGTGCACAATGTGCAAGAATATGTCCAGATAGCGTTATTGTAGTAGAAAAGGAAGCTAAAAAATAA
- a CDS encoding ATP-binding protein, which produces MLDLLSKSKVFIFCGEFGSGKTQVALNFSKYLAKTYGKSYLVDLDIVNPFFRSRDSAEDLRENNVEVIFNQRYGTADLPALPPEVIGCFTSDKPVVIDVGGDDGAIVLGRYYHHLQKTGYEFWMVINEKRPFTSTVEGIKTIKERIERKSRLKVTGLINNTNLGELTEIEDILLGQELVEKAGEELGLNVVFTGAKGELAEKLKEKINTKVFPIEIDYKLPWL; this is translated from the coding sequence ATGCTTGATTTATTGTCTAAATCCAAAGTATTTATCTTTTGTGGTGAATTTGGTAGTGGTAAAACCCAGGTAGCACTAAATTTCAGTAAATATTTAGCAAAAACCTATGGTAAAAGTTATTTAGTAGACCTGGATATCGTTAACCCTTTTTTTAGGTCTAGGGATAGTGCTGAAGATTTACGGGAAAATAATGTAGAAGTAATTTTTAATCAAAGGTATGGTACAGCAGATCTACCTGCTTTGCCACCAGAAGTTATAGGTTGTTTTACTTCAGATAAACCAGTGGTAATCGATGTTGGGGGTGATGATGGAGCCATAGTTTTAGGGCGATATTATCATCATTTACAAAAGACTGGTTATGAATTTTGGATGGTAATTAATGAAAAAAGACCTTTCACTTCTACAGTGGAAGGAATAAAAACTATTAAAGAAAGAATTGAAAGAAAGTCCCGATTGAAAGTAACAGGGCTGATAAATAACACTAATTTAGGGGAACTAACTGAAATCGAAGATATTTTGCTGGGACAAGAGTTAGTCGAAAAAGCTGGAGAAGAACTAGGTTTAAATGTGGTTTTTACAGGGGCTAAAGGGGAATTGGCGGAAAAGTTAAAGGAGAAAATAAATACAAAAGTTTTTCCCATAGAAATAGACTATAAATTACCATGGCTGTAG
- the buk gene encoding butyrate kinase, with protein MPNSFRILTINPGSTSTKIAVFENDNALFEETLRHSAEELVGFKSIIDQYEFRKNVILKTLDEQGINLNKLSAVVGRGGLLAPMPGGTYEVNEKMLEDLRKGLQGQHASNLGGIIAHEIAEQFNIPAYIVDPVVVDEMEDIARISGMPEIQRKSIFHALNQKAVARRAANDLQGSYEDFNFIVAHLGGGISVGAHRKGKVVDVNNALDGEGPFSPERSGGLPVGDLVKLCFSNQFTQGEIMKKIVGKGGLVAYLNTNDGREVRKMIENGDKDAELVYQAMAYQVAKEIGSCAAVLKGEVDAIILTGGLAYDNVLVGWIKERVNFISDVLVYPGEDEMLALAEGGLRVLTGEEKPKIYEGLK; from the coding sequence ATGCCAAATAGCTTTAGAATTCTAACAATTAATCCCGGTTCCACCTCCACAAAAATCGCTGTATTTGAAAATGACAATGCCCTTTTTGAAGAAACCCTTCGCCACTCTGCTGAAGAATTGGTGGGCTTTAAATCTATTATTGATCAATATGAATTTAGAAAGAATGTCATTTTAAAAACCTTAGATGAACAAGGAATTAATCTAAATAAACTATCAGCGGTTGTGGGTAGAGGGGGATTATTAGCTCCAATGCCTGGAGGAACATATGAAGTTAATGAAAAAATGTTGGAAGATTTAAGAAAAGGTTTACAAGGCCAACATGCTTCCAATTTAGGTGGTATCATTGCCCATGAAATTGCAGAACAATTTAATATTCCAGCATATATTGTCGATCCTGTAGTTGTTGATGAAATGGAGGACATTGCAAGGATTTCTGGTATGCCGGAAATCCAAAGGAAAAGTATTTTCCACGCCTTAAATCAAAAGGCCGTTGCCCGTAGAGCAGCTAATGATCTTCAAGGATCTTATGAAGATTTTAACTTTATTGTAGCCCATTTAGGTGGCGGTATCTCAGTAGGAGCCCATAGAAAAGGGAAGGTAGTAGATGTTAATAATGCCTTAGATGGAGAAGGTCCTTTTTCTCCTGAAAGAAGTGGTGGTTTACCTGTAGGAGATTTAGTTAAATTATGTTTCTCTAATCAGTTTACCCAAGGAGAAATTATGAAAAAAATCGTCGGTAAAGGTGGATTAGTTGCCTACCTAAATACCAATGATGGTCGAGAAGTTAGAAAAATGATTGAAAATGGCGATAAGGACGCAGAACTTGTTTATCAAGCCATGGCTTATCAAGTGGCAAAAGAGATTGGTAGTTGTGCAGCTGTTTTAAAAGGTGAAGTAGATGCCATCATCTTAACCGGTGGTTTAGCCTATGACAATGTTCTTGTAGGCTGGATTAAAGAAAGGGTAAACTTTATATCTGATGTTTTGGTTTATCCAGGGGAAGATGAAATGCTTGCTTTAGCAGAAGGTGGATTAAGGGTGCTTACTGGGGAAGAAAAGCCCAAAATTTATGAAGGATTAAAATAA
- a CDS encoding Leu/Phe/Val dehydrogenase, translated as MEIFKYMEKYDYEQVVICHDKTSGLKAIIGIHDTTLGPALGGTRMWNYKTEEEAIEDALRLSRGMTYKAAAAGLNLGGGKTVVWGDPKTQKSEELWRAFGRFVQSLNGRYITAADVGTVVDDMDYIRQETPYVVGVSKTLGGSGDPSPKTAYGVFRGIQACANEVWGSDDITGRVVAVQGVGKVGYYLCEYLHKAGAKLIVTDIDKEAVDRVVREFGAQAVGLNEIYGVECDIYSPNALGATINDETIPQFKCKIIAGGANNQLKEERHGDIITEKGIIYAPDYVINAGGLINVADELKGYNEERAMQTVSKIYDNIKKVFQIAKRDNIPTYKAADRMAEERIEKLGRVRNTYLG; from the coding sequence ATGGAAATTTTCAAGTACATGGAAAAGTATGATTATGAGCAAGTGGTTATTTGTCATGATAAAACTTCTGGTTTAAAAGCTATTATTGGTATTCATGACACTACTTTAGGTCCAGCCTTAGGTGGAACCCGTATGTGGAATTACAAAACTGAAGAAGAAGCTATTGAAGATGCCTTAAGATTATCAAGGGGTATGACATATAAAGCTGCTGCAGCAGGATTAAATTTAGGTGGAGGTAAAACTGTAGTTTGGGGAGATCCTAAAACCCAGAAATCTGAAGAATTATGGAGGGCATTTGGTAGATTTGTCCAAAGTTTAAATGGCCGCTATATTACCGCTGCCGATGTTGGAACCGTTGTTGACGATATGGATTATATTAGACAAGAAACTCCTTACGTTGTAGGTGTATCTAAAACTTTAGGTGGTAGTGGTGACCCATCTCCTAAAACTGCCTATGGAGTTTTCAGAGGTATCCAAGCTTGCGCCAATGAAGTTTGGGGTTCCGATGATATTACCGGTAGAGTAGTTGCCGTACAAGGTGTAGGTAAAGTTGGATACTACCTATGTGAGTATTTACACAAAGCTGGAGCTAAATTGATTGTTACTGACATTGATAAAGAAGCTGTTGATAGAGTTGTTAGAGAATTTGGTGCCCAAGCTGTTGGTTTAAATGAAATCTATGGAGTAGAGTGTGATATTTACTCTCCTAATGCTTTAGGTGCTACAATAAATGATGAAACTATACCACAATTTAAGTGCAAAATTATCGCCGGTGGTGCTAATAACCAACTTAAAGAAGAACGTCATGGTGATATCATTACTGAAAAAGGTATCATTTATGCTCCAGACTATGTAATAAATGCCGGTGGATTAATTAACGTAGCCGATGAACTTAAAGGATATAATGAAGAAAGGGCTATGCAAACTGTTTCTAAAATATACGATAACATCAAAAAGGTATTCCAAATTGCTAAGAGAGACAATATTCCAACATATAAAGCTGCTGATAGAATGGCTGAAGAAAGAATTGAAAAACTTGGTAGAGTTCGCAACACTTATCTTGGCTAA
- the ptb gene encoding phosphate butyryltransferase, translated as MITSIQQIIEKAKEVPKQTLVVAAAEDNEVLAAVSEGVNLGIVDAILVGDEEGIKEIAQGEGYDISRCRIINEPDKIKAARKSVEMVSQGEASLVMKGLLGTADILRAVLDKEIGLRTGRVLSHVAVLEIQGYDKLFLLTDGAMNIAPDLSQKAQIVQNAVTVAHALGIDTPKVAPLAAVELVNPDMQATLDAANLSKMADRGQIKGCIIDGPLALDNAVSLEAAKHKGIVSPVAGNADILLVPDIEAGNVLYKSIVYFANAKTAGIIAGAKAPVVLTSRSDTHEAKLYSIALGVLVAANR; from the coding sequence ATGATAACATCTATTCAACAAATCATTGAAAAGGCTAAAGAAGTACCGAAACAAACCCTAGTGGTAGCAGCTGCAGAGGATAACGAAGTATTAGCTGCAGTAAGCGAAGGGGTAAATTTAGGAATTGTTGACGCTATTTTAGTTGGCGATGAAGAAGGAATTAAAGAAATTGCCCAAGGGGAAGGTTATGATATTTCCCGATGTAGAATTATCAATGAACCAGATAAAATTAAAGCTGCTAGAAAATCAGTGGAAATGGTTTCTCAAGGTGAAGCCAGTCTAGTTATGAAGGGCTTATTAGGTACAGCAGATATTTTAAGGGCAGTCCTTGATAAAGAAATTGGTCTAAGGACCGGTAGAGTTTTAAGTCATGTGGCAGTATTGGAGATCCAAGGATATGATAAATTGTTCTTATTAACAGATGGTGCTATGAATATCGCCCCTGATTTAAGTCAAAAGGCTCAAATAGTACAAAATGCTGTAACAGTAGCCCATGCTCTAGGAATCGATACTCCTAAGGTAGCACCTTTAGCAGCAGTGGAATTAGTAAACCCTGATATGCAGGCGACATTAGATGCGGCAAATCTTTCTAAGATGGCAGATAGGGGACAAATTAAAGGTTGTATTATCGATGGACCCCTTGCATTAGACAATGCAGTATCTTTAGAAGCTGCAAAACATAAAGGAATTGTAAGTCCAGTAGCTGGTAATGCCGATATTCTATTAGTTCCCGATATTGAAGCAGGAAATGTTTTATATAAATCTATAGTTTACTTTGCTAATGCTAAAACTGCAGGGATAATTGCCGGTGCCAAAGCACCAGTTGTGTTAACTTCTAGGTCAGATACCCATGAAGCTAAATTATATTCTATAGCTTTAGGGGTTTTAGTAGCTGCCAATAGGTAA
- the buk gene encoding butyrate kinase: MFRILAINPGSTSTKIAVYEGKELIKSENLSHSREELKKYSKIIDQLDFRYEVIEKWLEENGFTSFHSIVGRGGLLRPMESGTYEVNEEMIKDLKIGVQGEHASNLGGLIAKKIAEKFGVKAYIVDPVAVDEFEDIARISGMPEIPRRSLLHALNVKAVAHRVAKDLGKSLEEMNLIVAHLGGGISIVPIRKNKMIDVNNANEMGPFSPERTGGLPVGDLVKLAFSGKYDLATLKKKLTGEGGLVAYLNTNDAREVERRIKEGDKYAELIYNAMAYQIAKEIGAMATVLKGQVEKIVLTGGLSHSKYLTDKISQYISFIAEVLIYPGEDEMIALVEGVLRVLNNEEKAKTY, translated from the coding sequence ATGTTTAGAATTTTAGCAATTAACCCTGGCTCTACTTCTACTAAAATCGCTGTTTATGAGGGCAAAGAATTAATTAAAAGTGAAAACTTAAGCCATAGTAGAGAAGAGCTTAAAAAATACAGTAAAATAATAGATCAATTAGACTTTCGTTATGAAGTAATTGAAAAGTGGTTGGAGGAAAATGGTTTTACCTCTTTTCACTCTATAGTTGGTCGTGGTGGTCTTTTAAGACCTATGGAAAGTGGAACTTACGAAGTTAATGAAGAGATGATTAAAGACTTGAAAATTGGGGTACAAGGAGAGCATGCATCAAATTTAGGAGGATTAATTGCCAAAAAGATTGCCGAGAAGTTTGGGGTTAAGGCCTATATCGTTGACCCCGTTGCAGTAGATGAGTTTGAAGATATAGCAAGAATTTCAGGAATGCCAGAAATACCTCGGAGAAGTTTGTTACATGCTTTAAATGTTAAAGCAGTTGCCCATAGGGTAGCTAAAGATTTAGGTAAATCTCTAGAGGAGATGAACTTAATAGTTGCCCACTTAGGTGGAGGAATTTCCATAGTACCAATTAGAAAAAATAAAATGATAGATGTTAATAATGCCAATGAAATGGGTCCATTTTCCCCAGAAAGAACTGGAGGATTACCGGTAGGTGATTTAGTTAAATTAGCTTTTTCCGGAAAGTACGATTTAGCTACTTTAAAGAAGAAGCTTACCGGAGAAGGTGGTTTAGTTGCTTATCTAAACACCAATGATGCTAGGGAAGTTGAAAGGAGAATTAAAGAAGGGGATAAATACGCAGAACTTATATACAATGCTATGGCTTATCAAATTGCTAAGGAAATCGGAGCAATGGCTACAGTATTGAAAGGTCAAGTAGAAAAAATTGTTTTAACCGGTGGTTTATCCCATTCTAAGTACTTAACAGATAAAATTTCTCAGTACATTAGTTTTATTGCAGAAGTTTTAATTTATCCTGGTGAAGATGAAATGATTGCTTTAGTAGAAGGTGTTTTAAGGGTACTAAATAATGAAGAAAAAGCAAAAACTTATTAG
- a CDS encoding Glu/Leu/Phe/Val dehydrogenase dimerization domain-containing protein gives MKIFEMMEKEGHEQLIFNQHKASGLKALIAIHDTTLGPALGGCRMWPYKTEEEAIYDVLRLSKGMTYKSAASGQDYGGGKSVIWGDPKKDKSEAMFRAFGRFIDGFKGRFSTGTDVGTTYHDFIICRKETPYVGALPESYGGGGNSSIITAFGTWKGIKAVAKEAFGSDSLEGKVIAVQGLGKVGYHLVGYLIEDGAKVIGTDIIQEHIDKVLADYPQVTIVKPEEIYEVECDIFSPNALGAIINDETIPKLKCKAIAGAANNQLAEPRHGDKLHELGIVYGPDYVVNAGGLIQVADELEPGGYNKERAYGKAAGIYDMLLKIFEISRRDNIPTYKAADTLVHERLETYRKVKTIYKK, from the coding sequence ATGAAGATTTTCGAAATGATGGAAAAAGAAGGACATGAACAGCTGATCTTTAATCAACATAAAGCCAGTGGCTTAAAGGCTTTAATAGCTATCCACGATACAACTTTAGGTCCAGCCCTTGGTGGTTGCAGAATGTGGCCTTATAAAACAGAAGAAGAAGCTATTTACGACGTATTAAGGCTCTCAAAGGGAATGACTTACAAATCAGCTGCCAGTGGTCAAGACTATGGTGGTGGGAAATCGGTAATTTGGGGTGATCCTAAAAAGGACAAGAGTGAAGCGATGTTTAGAGCCTTTGGTAGATTTATCGATGGTTTTAAAGGTAGATTTAGCACAGGTACCGATGTAGGTACTACTTACCATGATTTTATAATTTGCCGTAAAGAAACCCCTTATGTTGGTGCTTTACCTGAATCTTACGGGGGTGGTGGTAATTCATCAATTATTACCGCCTTTGGAACTTGGAAAGGTATTAAAGCTGTAGCAAAGGAAGCATTTGGATCAGATTCACTAGAAGGAAAAGTCATCGCTGTTCAGGGTCTAGGAAAAGTAGGTTATCACTTAGTAGGTTACCTTATTGAAGATGGAGCTAAAGTAATTGGTACAGATATAATTCAAGAACACATTGATAAAGTATTAGCAGATTATCCACAAGTAACTATAGTGAAACCTGAAGAAATTTATGAAGTAGAATGTGATATATTCTCACCTAATGCTCTAGGTGCAATTATCAATGATGAGACAATTCCTAAATTAAAGTGTAAAGCTATTGCCGGTGCTGCTAACAATCAATTGGCTGAACCTCGCCATGGTGATAAGCTCCATGAATTAGGAATAGTTTATGGCCCAGATTATGTTGTTAATGCTGGAGGTCTAATTCAAGTTGCCGATGAACTAGAACCAGGTGGATACAATAAAGAAAGGGCATACGGTAAAGCAGCAGGTATTTATGATATGTTATTGAAAATCTTTGAAATCTCCAGAAGGGATAACATTCCAACATATAAAGCTGCCGATACTTTAGTTCATGAGAGATTAGAAACTTATAGGAAGGTTAAGACAATATATAAAAAATAA
- a CDS encoding sigma-54 interaction domain-containing protein — MGKRVLGPHEIQGILDSIHDAIMAIDLQGKIILMNKGAERIVGIPYKECLGRDVLEVVPTSRLPRVLEEGKPELNRQQKVGDISIVTNRMPVFNEKGELVGAVAVFRDITEVKELAEKITNLKEVQATLESIFNATVDAISVVDHEGKGIMINPAYKKLTGYTEKDIIGKPADVDIAEGESVHLQVLKTRQPVKGVKLKVGAMGKEVIVDAAPLIVDNKLKGSVAVIHDISEIKRLHDELDKAKRIIRKLEAKYTFDDIVAEELNMKMAIEQAKNAAITPATVLLRGESGTGKELFAHAIHNASSRKYNQFVRVNCAAIADNLLESELFGYVDGAFTGAKRGGKKGLFSQANGGTIFLDEIGEISLNLQAKLLRVLQEREIVPVGDTKPQTVDVRVIAATNVNLEEAIKQGKFREDLYYRISVVPIFIPPLRKRKKEIKPLTYHLIKKFNQEYGRSIQGIDEEALQILENYHWRGNVRELENVIGRAIINMNYNETIITPTHLPNLTNDKFNIDLKVQKSTTVKPLSTVLDNVEKEYIQKVLMLNNFNKTKTAKDLDISIRSLYNKIEKYDLQ, encoded by the coding sequence TTGGGAAAGAGAGTTTTAGGACCCCATGAAATTCAAGGGATTTTAGATAGTATACATGATGCCATTATGGCTATAGACCTCCAAGGGAAAATTATTTTAATGAATAAAGGTGCGGAAAGAATTGTAGGAATTCCTTACAAAGAATGTTTAGGTCGAGATGTTTTAGAAGTTGTTCCCACATCGAGATTACCTAGGGTTTTAGAGGAAGGGAAACCGGAACTTAATAGACAGCAAAAGGTTGGGGATATATCCATAGTAACTAACCGAATGCCTGTTTTTAATGAAAAAGGTGAGTTAGTAGGAGCTGTAGCAGTTTTTAGAGATATTACAGAGGTTAAAGAATTAGCGGAAAAAATAACTAACTTAAAAGAAGTTCAAGCTACTTTAGAATCCATTTTTAACGCAACAGTTGATGCTATTTCAGTTGTAGATCATGAAGGTAAAGGGATTATGATTAACCCCGCATATAAAAAGCTTACAGGCTATACAGAAAAGGATATAATCGGTAAACCAGCAGATGTAGATATCGCTGAAGGAGAAAGTGTTCACCTTCAAGTATTAAAAACCCGTCAGCCAGTTAAAGGTGTTAAATTAAAAGTAGGGGCTATGGGTAAAGAAGTAATAGTGGATGCTGCCCCGCTGATAGTAGATAATAAATTAAAGGGCAGTGTAGCAGTAATCCATGATATTTCGGAAATTAAAAGGTTACATGATGAATTAGATAAGGCTAAACGGATAATCAGAAAACTAGAAGCTAAATATACCTTTGATGATATCGTTGCAGAAGAATTAAATATGAAAATGGCCATCGAACAAGCAAAAAATGCTGCTATTACCCCAGCTACAGTACTCCTTAGGGGAGAAAGTGGTACTGGTAAAGAATTGTTTGCCCATGCTATCCACAATGCATCTAGCAGAAAATACAACCAATTTGTTCGGGTAAATTGTGCCGCTATTGCTGATAATCTCTTGGAAAGTGAACTTTTTGGCTATGTAGATGGTGCCTTTACAGGAGCCAAAAGGGGTGGAAAGAAGGGTCTTTTTTCCCAAGCTAATGGAGGGACTATTTTCCTCGATGAAATAGGTGAAATTAGTTTGAATCTCCAAGCAAAGCTTTTAAGGGTACTACAAGAAAGGGAAATAGTTCCTGTTGGAGATACCAAGCCTCAAACAGTGGATGTCCGAGTAATTGCTGCTACTAATGTTAATTTAGAAGAAGCTATTAAACAGGGGAAATTTCGAGAAGATCTATATTACAGGATAAGTGTTGTTCCCATTTTTATACCTCCCCTTAGAAAGCGGAAAAAGGAGATTAAACCTTTAACATACCATTTAATTAAGAAATTTAACCAAGAGTATGGAAGAAGTATTCAAGGGATAGATGAAGAAGCTTTACAAATTCTTGAAAATTATCATTGGCGGGGAAATGTTAGGGAATTAGAAAATGTAATAGGAAGGGCAATTATTAATATGAATTATAATGAAACTATAATAACTCCTACCCATCTCCCTAATTTAACTAATGATAAATTTAATATAGATCTAAAGGTTCAAAAATCTACTACAGTTAAACCATTGTCAACAGTTTTGGATAATGTCGAGAAAGAATATATCCAAAAAGTATTGATGCTTAATAATTTCAATAAAACAAAGACAGCTAAAGATTTAGATATATCTATCAGGAGTTTATATAATAAAATAGAGAAATATGACTTGCAATAA
- a CDS encoding tetratricopeptide repeat protein has protein sequence EATAMYSIGLLYQNGKGVKQDYNKAYKWYKKAAELGEAKAMCTIGLLYVEGEGVEQDYTKAYKWYKKAAELGHAISINNIGWLYQNGKGVEQDYNKAYEWYKKAAELGEATAMYSIGLLYEEGKGVEQDYNKAYEWYKKAAELGEATAKNKLEGQQINNKKNQILDQEGESGCSTCLGYLIIFFILFIVISGC, from the coding sequence GAAGCAACAGCGATGTATAGTATAGGATTGTTATATCAAAATGGTAAGGGTGTAAAACAAGATTATAATAAGGCCTATAAATGGTATAAAAAGGCAGCAGAACTTGGGGAAGCAAAAGCGATGTGTACCATAGGATTGTTATATGTGGAAGGTGAAGGTGTAGAACAAGATTATACCAAGGCCTATAAATGGTATAAAAAGGCAGCAGAACTTGGTCATGCAATATCGATAAATAATATAGGATGGTTATATCAAAATGGTAAAGGTGTAGAACAAGATTATAACAAGGCTTATGAATGGTATAAAAAGGCAGCAGAACTTGGGGAAGCAACAGCTATGTATAGTATAGGATTGCTATATGAGGAAGGTAAAGGTGTAGAACAAGATTATAATAAGGCATATGAATGGTATAAAAAGGCGGCAGAACTTGGGGAAGCAACAGCAAAAAATAAATTAGAAGGACAACAAATTAACAATAAAAAAAATCAGATACTGGATCAAGAAGGTGAATCAGGCTGTTCAACTTGTTTAGGTTACTTAATAATTTTTTTCATTCTCTTTATTGTGATAAGTGGTTGTTAA